One Pseudochaenichthys georgianus chromosome 7, fPseGeo1.2, whole genome shotgun sequence DNA segment encodes these proteins:
- the LOC117449143 gene encoding protein NDRG3-like isoform X1 — protein MEELHDVQLTEIKPLLTGQNGRNLQDFDCQEHDVETAHGVLHVTMRGVAKGNRPTILTYHDIGLNHKSCFNSLFNYEDMQEITQHFSVLHVDAPGQQENAPVFPTGYQYPTMDELAEMLPSVLTQLQVKCVIGIGVGAGAYILTKLALNEPTLVEGLVLINVDPCAKGWVDWAAAKLSGWTSNVVDDIMGHHFSADELSDNMEIVQTYRLHISQDIPLENLSMFYNSYDSRTELQMERPLVGLNEDTVTTLRCTSLLVVGDTSPAVEVVVECNSRLNPTKTTLLKMADCGGLPQVVQPGKLAEAFKYFVQGMGYIPHVVLNRLISQSVPTAGMTRLVRSRTHSASSVGSAEGARSRSTTTTLPEGATIPGHMAEQTIEMTA, from the exons ATGGAGGAGCTTCACGACGTCCAGCTGACTGAGATCAAACCTCTCCTGACAGGACAG AATGGGCGAAATCTGCAGGACTTTGACTGTCAG GAGCACGATGTGGAGACAGCCCACGGTGTGCTGCACGTTACCATGAGGGGAGTTGCTAAGGGCAACCGACCCACAATCCTCACCTACCATGACATCGGACTCAACC ataagTCTTGTTTCAACAGCCTGTTTAACTACGAGGACATGCAGGAAATCACACAGCACTTCTCCGTTCTGCATGTTGATGCGCCAGGACAGCAGGAGAATGCTCCAGTGTTCCCCAccgg gtaccAGTACCCCACCATGGATGAGCTGGCGGAGATGCTGCCATCTGTCCTGACACAGCTTCA GGTGAAGTGTGTGATTGGCATCGGTGTGGGAGCTGGAGCCTACATCCTCACCAAACTGGCT CTGAATGAGCCCACGCTGGTGGAGGGGTTGGTTCTGATCAACGTGGACCCGTGTGCAAAGGGCTGGGTGGACTGGGCTGCCGCTAAG CTGAGCGGCTGGACGAGCAACGTGGTGGACGACATCATGGGACATCACTTCAGCGCT gatgaGTTATCAGACAACATGGAGATCGTCCAGACGTACAGACTCCACATCTCTCAGGATATACCGCTGGAGAACCTGTCCATGTTCTACAACAGCTACGACAG ccgtACTGAGTTGCAGATGGAGCGGCCGCTCGTTGGTCTGAATGAAGACACGGTCACCACGCTCAG GTGTACCTCTCTGCTGGTGGTCGGAGACACGTCGCCGGCTGTTGAGGTCGTG GTGGAGTGTAACTCGAGACTGAACCCCACCAAGACGACCCTGCTCAAG ATGGCAGACTGCGGAGGACTTCCTCAGGTGGTGCAG CCTGGAAAACTAGCAGAAGCCTTCAAGTATTTTGTCCAGGGGATGGGCTACA TCCCTCATGTTGTATTAAACCGCCTGATCAGCCAATCAG tgCCGACAGCTGGCATGACCCGGCTGGTGCGCTCCAGAACTCACTCGGCCTCCAGCGTGGGCTCGGCCGAGGGCGCCCGCAGCCGCAGTACCACCACCACGCTGCCAGAGGGCGCCACCATCCCCGGACACATGGCAGAACAGACCATCGAGATGACTGCGTAG
- the LOC117449143 gene encoding protein NDRG3-like isoform X2 has protein sequence MYDSLDLHQISCSLGVGVEHDVETAHGVLHVTMRGVAKGNRPTILTYHDIGLNHKSCFNSLFNYEDMQEITQHFSVLHVDAPGQQENAPVFPTGYQYPTMDELAEMLPSVLTQLQVKCVIGIGVGAGAYILTKLALNEPTLVEGLVLINVDPCAKGWVDWAAAKLSGWTSNVVDDIMGHHFSADELSDNMEIVQTYRLHISQDIPLENLSMFYNSYDSRTELQMERPLVGLNEDTVTTLRCTSLLVVGDTSPAVEVVVECNSRLNPTKTTLLKMADCGGLPQVVQPGKLAEAFKYFVQGMGYIPHVVLNRLISQSVPTAGMTRLVRSRTHSASSVGSAEGARSRSTTTTLPEGATIPGHMAEQTIEMTA, from the exons ATGTATGACTCTCTGGATTTACACCAGATCTCCTGTTCTTTAGGAGTTGGGGTG GAGCACGATGTGGAGACAGCCCACGGTGTGCTGCACGTTACCATGAGGGGAGTTGCTAAGGGCAACCGACCCACAATCCTCACCTACCATGACATCGGACTCAACC ataagTCTTGTTTCAACAGCCTGTTTAACTACGAGGACATGCAGGAAATCACACAGCACTTCTCCGTTCTGCATGTTGATGCGCCAGGACAGCAGGAGAATGCTCCAGTGTTCCCCAccgg gtaccAGTACCCCACCATGGATGAGCTGGCGGAGATGCTGCCATCTGTCCTGACACAGCTTCA GGTGAAGTGTGTGATTGGCATCGGTGTGGGAGCTGGAGCCTACATCCTCACCAAACTGGCT CTGAATGAGCCCACGCTGGTGGAGGGGTTGGTTCTGATCAACGTGGACCCGTGTGCAAAGGGCTGGGTGGACTGGGCTGCCGCTAAG CTGAGCGGCTGGACGAGCAACGTGGTGGACGACATCATGGGACATCACTTCAGCGCT gatgaGTTATCAGACAACATGGAGATCGTCCAGACGTACAGACTCCACATCTCTCAGGATATACCGCTGGAGAACCTGTCCATGTTCTACAACAGCTACGACAG ccgtACTGAGTTGCAGATGGAGCGGCCGCTCGTTGGTCTGAATGAAGACACGGTCACCACGCTCAG GTGTACCTCTCTGCTGGTGGTCGGAGACACGTCGCCGGCTGTTGAGGTCGTG GTGGAGTGTAACTCGAGACTGAACCCCACCAAGACGACCCTGCTCAAG ATGGCAGACTGCGGAGGACTTCCTCAGGTGGTGCAG CCTGGAAAACTAGCAGAAGCCTTCAAGTATTTTGTCCAGGGGATGGGCTACA TCCCTCATGTTGTATTAAACCGCCTGATCAGCCAATCAG tgCCGACAGCTGGCATGACCCGGCTGGTGCGCTCCAGAACTCACTCGGCCTCCAGCGTGGGCTCGGCCGAGGGCGCCCGCAGCCGCAGTACCACCACCACGCTGCCAGAGGGCGCCACCATCCCCGGACACATGGCAGAACAGACCATCGAGATGACTGCGTAG
- the LOC117449143 gene encoding protein NDRG3-like isoform X3, with the protein MEELHDVQLTEIKPLLTGQNGRNLQDFDCQEHDVETAHGVLHVTMRGVAKGNRPTILTYHDIGLNHKSCFNSLFNYEDMQEITQHFSVLHVDAPGQQENAPVFPTGYQYPTMDELAEMLPSVLTQLQVKCVIGIGVGAGAYILTKLALNEPTLVEGLVLINVDPCAKGWVDWAAAKLSGWTSNVVDDIMGHHFSADELSDNMEIVQTYRLHISQDIPLENLSMFYNSYDSRTELQMERPLVGLNEDTVTTLRCTSLLVVGDTSPAVEVVVECNSRLNPTKTTLLKMADCGGLPQVVQPGKLAEAFKYFVQGMGYMPTAGMTRLVRSRTHSASSVGSAEGARSRSTTTTLPEGATIPGHMAEQTIEMTA; encoded by the exons ATGGAGGAGCTTCACGACGTCCAGCTGACTGAGATCAAACCTCTCCTGACAGGACAG AATGGGCGAAATCTGCAGGACTTTGACTGTCAG GAGCACGATGTGGAGACAGCCCACGGTGTGCTGCACGTTACCATGAGGGGAGTTGCTAAGGGCAACCGACCCACAATCCTCACCTACCATGACATCGGACTCAACC ataagTCTTGTTTCAACAGCCTGTTTAACTACGAGGACATGCAGGAAATCACACAGCACTTCTCCGTTCTGCATGTTGATGCGCCAGGACAGCAGGAGAATGCTCCAGTGTTCCCCAccgg gtaccAGTACCCCACCATGGATGAGCTGGCGGAGATGCTGCCATCTGTCCTGACACAGCTTCA GGTGAAGTGTGTGATTGGCATCGGTGTGGGAGCTGGAGCCTACATCCTCACCAAACTGGCT CTGAATGAGCCCACGCTGGTGGAGGGGTTGGTTCTGATCAACGTGGACCCGTGTGCAAAGGGCTGGGTGGACTGGGCTGCCGCTAAG CTGAGCGGCTGGACGAGCAACGTGGTGGACGACATCATGGGACATCACTTCAGCGCT gatgaGTTATCAGACAACATGGAGATCGTCCAGACGTACAGACTCCACATCTCTCAGGATATACCGCTGGAGAACCTGTCCATGTTCTACAACAGCTACGACAG ccgtACTGAGTTGCAGATGGAGCGGCCGCTCGTTGGTCTGAATGAAGACACGGTCACCACGCTCAG GTGTACCTCTCTGCTGGTGGTCGGAGACACGTCGCCGGCTGTTGAGGTCGTG GTGGAGTGTAACTCGAGACTGAACCCCACCAAGACGACCCTGCTCAAG ATGGCAGACTGCGGAGGACTTCCTCAGGTGGTGCAG CCTGGAAAACTAGCAGAAGCCTTCAAGTATTTTGTCCAGGGGATGGGCTACA tgCCGACAGCTGGCATGACCCGGCTGGTGCGCTCCAGAACTCACTCGGCCTCCAGCGTGGGCTCGGCCGAGGGCGCCCGCAGCCGCAGTACCACCACCACGCTGCCAGAGGGCGCCACCATCCCCGGACACATGGCAGAACAGACCATCGAGATGACTGCGTAG